From a region of the Buchnera aphidicola (Aphis fabae) genome:
- the nuoH gene encoding NADH-quinone oxidoreductase subunit NuoH, translated as MKYLGIDILEIFLGFFRITSFVVLVVFFSAMLSIFERRLLAFFQNRHGPNRVGYFGSLQLCADMIKILFKEDWVPKFSKKFIFILSPIISFISLLFVIPIIPFIPNNPIINLNIGVLFFLMMAGLSVYAILFAGWSSNNKYALLGAIRASAQTLSYEVFLGLSLMGVVAKSGSFSIIDIVNNQKEIWNIIPQFFGFLSFFIAGLAVCHRHPFDQPESEQELADGYHIEYSGMKFGFFFIGEYISIVTISSLITVMFFGGCFGFGRPSFFWFFLKMMFFIILFILIRASLPRPRYDQILSFGWKICLPLTLLNLLITAFFILI; from the coding sequence ATGAAATACTTGGGAATAGATATATTGGAAATATTTTTAGGATTTTTTAGAATCACATCATTTGTTGTTTTGGTTGTATTTTTTTCAGCAATGTTAAGTATTTTTGAACGTCGACTATTAGCATTTTTTCAAAATAGACATGGTCCTAATCGAGTTGGTTATTTTGGTAGTTTACAACTGTGTGCAGATATGATTAAAATTTTATTTAAAGAAGACTGGGTTCCAAAATTTAGTAAAAAATTTATTTTTATTTTATCTCCAATTATATCTTTTATTTCTTTATTATTTGTAATTCCAATCATTCCATTTATTCCAAATAATCCAATAATTAACTTAAATATAGGAGTTTTATTTTTTTTAATGATGGCAGGTTTATCTGTTTATGCAATATTATTTGCAGGTTGGTCCAGTAACAATAAATATGCTTTATTAGGAGCTATTCGAGCTTCTGCTCAAACTTTAAGTTATGAAGTGTTTTTAGGTTTGTCGTTAATGGGAGTTGTTGCAAAATCAGGTTCATTTTCAATAATTGATATTGTAAATAATCAAAAAGAAATTTGGAATATTATACCTCAATTTTTTGGTTTTTTATCTTTTTTTATAGCTGGATTGGCTGTTTGTCATAGACATCCTTTTGATCAACCCGAGTCTGAACAAGAATTGGCTGATGGTTATCATATTGAATATTCTGGTATGAAATTTGGATTTTTTTTTATTGGAGAATATATTTCAATTGTTACAATTTCATCATTAATAACAGTAATGTTTTTTGGTGGTTGTTTTGGTTTCGGAAGACCCAGTTTTTTTTGGTTTTTCTTAAAAATGATGTTTTTTATTATTCTATTTATTTTAATTCGAGCATCCTTGCCAAGACCTAGATATGATCAGATATTATCTTTTGGATGGAAAATATGTCTACCTCTGACCTTATTAAACTTGCTTATAACAGCTTTTTTTATATTGATTTAA
- the nuoI gene encoding NADH-quinone oxidoreductase subunit NuoI, translated as MNLKKIIIGFFTQIRSIWMIFINIFSKSETKLYPEEKVYLPPRYRGRVILTRNLNGDERCVACNLCAVVCPVDCISLQKSEKVGGRWYPEFFRINFSRCIFCGLCEEACPTAAIQLTSDFELSDFKRYNLVYEKKDLLISGPGKYPDYNFYHFSGALISGKKTGELDIESSPINVKTLLP; from the coding sequence ATGAACTTAAAAAAAATCATTATTGGATTTTTTACGCAAATAAGAAGTATTTGGATGATTTTTATAAATATATTTTCTAAATCTGAAACTAAGTTATATCCAGAAGAAAAAGTTTATTTACCGCCTAGATATCGTGGTCGTGTTATATTAACAAGAAATTTAAATGGAGACGAGCGTTGTGTTGCATGTAACTTATGTGCAGTAGTTTGTCCGGTTGATTGTATTTCTTTACAAAAATCCGAAAAAGTAGGTGGTCGTTGGTATCCTGAATTTTTTAGAATTAATTTTTCTCGTTGTATTTTTTGCGGTTTATGTGAGGAAGCTTGTCCTACTGCTGCAATTCAATTAACTTCAGACTTTGAATTATCAGACTTTAAAAGGTATAATTTAGTTTATGAAAAAAAAGATTTATTAATTTCTGGTCCTGGAAAATATCCTGATTATAATTTTTATCATTTTTCAGGTGCACTTATTAGTGGTAAAAAGACAGGTGAATTAGATATAGAATCATCACCTATTAATGTTAAGACTTTGTTGCCATAG
- the nuoJ gene encoding NADH-quinone oxidoreductase subunit J, with translation MNFAFYICSCIAIISTFLVIIQKNAVYSLLYLIISILSISGIFFTIGAFFAGAIEVIIYAGAIIVLFVFVIMMLNLGKKDDMQEKKYLHPIFWVTPSCLTLVLFLSMTYVIFFLRDKKIDFFLMNTKIIGISLFGPYLLLVELASFLLLSALVVVFHIGTEKKITQKK, from the coding sequence ATGAATTTCGCTTTTTATATATGTTCTTGTATAGCTATAATTTCTACTTTTTTAGTCATTATTCAAAAAAACGCAGTTTATTCTTTACTATATTTAATAATTTCTATTTTATCAATATCAGGTATTTTTTTTACAATTGGCGCTTTTTTTGCAGGTGCTATTGAGGTAATTATATATGCAGGAGCAATTATAGTTTTATTTGTTTTTGTTATTATGATGTTAAATCTTGGTAAAAAAGATGATATGCAAGAAAAAAAATATTTACATCCTATTTTTTGGGTTACACCAAGTTGTTTAACGTTGGTTTTGTTTTTATCAATGACATATGTTATTTTTTTTCTAAGAGATAAAAAAATAGACTTTTTTTTAATGAATACTAAAATTATAGGCATTAGTTTATTTGGTCCTTATTTATTATTAGTTGAACTTGCTTCGTTTCTTTTGTTATCTGCTTTAGTTGTAGTTTTTCATATTGGTACTGAAAAAAAAATAACTCAAAAAAAATAA
- the nuoK gene encoding NADH-quinone oxidoreductase subunit NuoK — MISLFHGLFLSLILFILGLTSLIVRRNVLFILISLEIMMNAVALALVVVSTYWKQPDGQIMYILAITLAASEASIALALLLQLYRNKKTLNINVLSEMSG; from the coding sequence ATGATTTCTTTGTTTCATGGTTTGTTTTTATCATTAATATTATTTATTTTAGGTTTAACATCTCTTATCGTTCGTCGTAATGTACTATTTATATTGATTAGTTTAGAAATAATGATGAATGCTGTTGCGTTAGCATTAGTTGTAGTTAGTACATATTGGAAACAACCAGATGGTCAAATAATGTATATACTTGCTATTACATTAGCTGCTTCTGAAGCTAGTATAGCATTAGCTTTATTATTACAATTATATAGAAATAAAAAAACATTAAATATTAATGTGTTAAGTGAGATGAGTGGATGA